Genomic segment of Panicum virgatum strain AP13 chromosome 9N, P.virgatum_v5, whole genome shotgun sequence:
GTGTGTGAGCTGAGCCCTGCCCCTGTGATTTACTAGGATTTTCCGGGCTAGTTTGGCTAGCAACGGGCCCGAAAAGTTTTCCTGGTTCTTTGGGCCTGCCCAACAAGGCCGCCGGAAAGACTCACGAAAAAGGAGAGGAAATTCCAGCCCAACTTACTCAACCGGGTCGTCTTCTTCTAGGGAAGAAGGGTGGTCTAACTCTAACGCGTCGGCGTCAAGCCGTCGTCCTCGCGAAGCACGTACGACGCTACGGCCAGGCCAGCTCGACAGAGGCCAAAATTTCCCCCGGGAACGACCAGGAAAAGCCAGAATTCTGTGAATCTCTGTTGTGCCATCTAGCGTCGTCGTCTTTGCCCGTCACGGTCCGCCCTGGGCGCGAACGCCTCTCCCGTCAGTCTCATCGGCAACAGCAACAGAAAGCCAATCGAAAACTTCCTCTTAACGCTACAGCATCAACGAAGTTGCAGCTGGAAAGTCGCCAATAAAATTAGGTGGAGCACCAAGGGAGGCATCAGCAATTCAGCACACAACGTTACAGTACACGCTATTAAAGATGAAGACGTAACAGATGGCACAACTGAATTCAGACGCTGAGTTCATTGGGCAAAGTTGCCAACCAGGATACTTGCTTGACTCAGAAGTCAGAACCTACAGGTGTACAGGTTACCGTGGACACCAACACCAGCGACTGCATTTCCAGATTATGCAGGGACAATGCATTGCCAGAGGCGAAACAACTAAAATACTGATTCTGAATGTTGCAGCACCAAGGAAAGCTTATGTACATACAGCACGGCCAAAACCGCAATTCAGGCTCAGCAAGAGCCAACATACAGTTCATAATTACACATGCTGGGAGCACAATTTATTTTACTACAACTATGTATATGACATTTGAGAAATTGAGTGTATCCAGTAAAGCTACAATAGAACAGACGAAGAGAAACGCTGCCACACTACCTATTTGAGCTTCTTAAGTATCCCGATCTATATTCCTCTGGGTGCATTGTAGGAGGCACATCCCGCAGCATAGCTTCTTATGTAAAACTGCAAACTAGGACTTGTGCAGTTTGCTCCAACATGAAGCCAGAGCCAGGCTGCAAAATTCTCCTGCTTTAGCTACGTCACAATGCATTCCCTGGGATCAGAGTTTTCCCTTTCGTCCCTTTCTGCATTTCCAAATCCAATGTAgaaagcatcatcatcactggcGAAATCCGCAGCACCTGGCTCATTCTCCTGATGCAGTTCAGACTGTCTCCTATGCAACCTCAACACACGCATGATGACATCAGATGAAAGCGTCACTTCCGCTCGAGAAGCGTCAACCTCTCTCCCCCGTTCATTAGAGGCTATTATCTGTTACGAAATGATataaaaaaactcgacctgcaAGGGGCTAGCCGCCCCCCGAGCATTCTTATAAGAAGGAGGCCTTCTAACGCAGgccgagaaaccccccgaaccccgGCTCTTTCTGACCTTGGGTCTGGTGCCATTTCCTGGAACCGTTACCCGGGCCGGGACCGTTACCCACTGGGCCGGGAAACCGTGACGCCAGGCCGGGCCAGGCTGACTACACAGCCCAAGCTATCAGGAGCACAGCGAGGGGGTTTTTTCCCCACAGGCGGGGAAATTCGCCCCggtgggggttcgaaccccccacCTGTGGAGTGCCGCCGGTTGCTTCGCACCACTCGGGCTAACAACATTAGGCTTACGAAATGATATAACACATTGTAAGAAGTAAAATTGGAGGAAATGTAGCAAGTGCAAGCCCTAATCACTCGTATTTGCATAAGTAAAAACAACTTACTTCCTTTGCGTTTTTAGGCAGTGACATCACTTTTTTTGCGGAAGGTGTCCAAAGCTTGACAGTTTTGTCAATCCCACTAGTAGCCATGAAGGGAAAATGTGGGTGGGGTTCAATGCAGTTAACTACACTTTTGTCACcattcatcatcctcatcaaTTCACCTCCTTTCTTTCTCCATATGAATACATTCCCACAATCTGATCCACTCACAACATATTCATCATTTGGTCCAAAGAAATTGACTCCCTTAACAGTTCGATAATTCCTGTGACCTGAGTATGCTTGTGGCTGATCGAGCATGTCAAAACACTCTGGCTGTGCTGCCACGGGATTTGGACCAAGACCCATATTGCTTTGGAACAAATAGACAAGTTCATCATTGTAGGAAACAAGTATCTCCCTTGCATAGGAATATGCAATACCTGTGATGCGGACCTTCCCGCCCTTAACAAGATGCTTAGGGCAGAAGGTATCTACAGGCTGGTTTATATTTCTTGAATCATCCAACTGGAATCTCCTCATGTCATACAATCGTACATACTCATCAGAACCACCAATTGAAAAATAGTAAGGGTTCTGTGGGTCAATGGCAATGCTATTCAGTCTTACACGACGTCTGCCATTCAAGAAAGAATAGCAGGTGAACAGCTTTGTTGCCGAATCACTTCTCAAGTCAAACTGTAAGGGAAAAAACGAGTTAAATCCCACTGCACTAATTGTGTACGTTACCAGATAATGGCTCAGTGACATACATGCTGTACCAAGCCATCCTCTCCACAACTGTAAAAAATATAAGGGCTTCCTGGTTCGATAGCCATCTTATGCACCCGGGAATCGTGCTCCCCAACTAATCTGGTTGTCACTTCACCGCCCTCCTTCAGTTGTCCCACTCTTACCTGTGTGGAAGAAGTGGTTCATTTGGTTGCAATGAAGAGAAGACTCTGCATGGTGTTTTAGCATGGAGTACAAGCAGCTGGCAGCCAGTAAAATCATTTCCAATATAATACCCAataggaaggaaaaaaaagaaaagtaggCAAATGCTTATATCAAAATAATATGCAGTGCAAGAAACACTGCTAGTTAAGCGAAGCAAATGCATCAGGACAAGGTCATAAAGATGCATGCAATCATTTGCTGGAATGGAGCCGTGTTGCCCTGTTTGCCAACAATTTCCACAATAACAAAGTTCTAATCATGTATATCCCTAACTTTGAAGGTAAATGCTCCAGTGAAGGCAAAAGGGATTGGAACGCTAAAAGCCTGAGACGGAAACAGAAGTATATGTGATTTGCCTTTTGTGTTCTTGCCTTCTTGGTTAAGGATCTTGGGCAATGCTGGTACAAGAATATAGATGCACTCTATGAATGGAATAAAAGTTGACATCATGCCACCTAggtaaaaaaaacaaataagcTAGAACCATGGCAGAAGCTCAGCATGGTTTACAAATTTGTTGCCCAACTTGATGGCAAAGGGTTCGGTGTTCCACATACACCAGTATTTTTCATAATAATTGATTATGAGATTCTGTGCAATGACCTGAGTCTCTTTACACATGGTTCACATGCCAGAAAATAAATCATGATATAAGTTTCTTGAGCCGTTATGGTTTGTGCGACAGATAGAAAATGTATTGTATCCATTCAAATCATTGTTGGTAGAGACAAACCTGTCCATCAGCAGCGACAGTTACAATAGTGCTATCATCAGTAAACGGCATCACACGAGCATGGAAGACATTTTCATGGTGGCCAGAAGGGTAAACCAGCCTCTTAGTTTTAGCAAGCCAGTCCCATAGTATAATGTTGGTGTCATCTGAACTGGACACAAGGAGGTCACCAGCAGGGTTAAAGCTCACGGTATTAACACAGCCATCATGTCCACGCAACTTTCCATACTGAGTCATCCGCATCAGTATATGCTACACACAAGAAGAAAACGAAAATGACAAGCAATTAGCACTAAGAATGGTGGTTAATCTAGAAACCCAGAATTGTCGAAATAAATTATTAAATACCAAAGCTATGACAAAATTCATCAGCATAATCTGTAATACAGCTCGCCATTTCGGGTTGGACCATATTTGTAACGCATGTGATCCATTAAGACATTTATCAAGCTTGAAAATGAACAGTGACTAAAAGAAACTAGATAACAAGTAGAGATCAAACATGAACAAAACACATAAATCTTACCCTCCAGGTTACAAACAATACGCAGCATTTCATCAGTGTAACTATGTCTAGTATATAGGCTCTGGCATTGGCTAATTTTATAAAAACGATTAAAGATTTGATAATTATAGCACTAATTCCATAAATTTTGTAGATTTAAGTTTCTGAACTGATACAGACAAGCTCGCAACCACATCAAGAATACATAACCTACCGTCCTACCCTCCAGCCATCATATTCTACCGAACCGACAGATATATGAGCTCGTACACCTTCTCTAACAATGTGCACGCAGCAGATATGCTCGAATCATCTGCCGACTAATAGATATCGAAGATCGACGAAGTACTAGGATCGCATAGAACAATAATGGAGAAGAAAAGAACCTCGGAGCCGCTGATTCggcgggaggaggcgcgggGAAAGGAGGAGCCGATCTCGCGCCGGCCGACCTCAAGGAAGCAACTGCCCTTCCGACCTCCAGCTGctttgacggcggcggccatggtgagcGGTGGAATGCGAGAAGCGAGCGCGGAGCAGCGGAAGGGATGGGGGATTTTGCGTGGGTTTTTTAAGCGGTAGAATCTGCTAGTCTAGTCGAGGGCTCGAGGCTCAGGGATGGTTCTGGCCTTTGGGGATTTGGAGTTTTGGACCCTCCATCATAAAAGCTTTTATTTTTCGTgtgctttctttttctttctttctttccgtTTTCATttagagaaaaaggaaagataCTTCTAAGTTTTTTTATCTGATCAGATATGCCACGTCGAGCATCTCCAAAAAAACTCATTATATTAAGAAATAGAAATTTTGATTAAAAATTACCCTTCAATAGCCTCTTcaattagagcaactccaagagactcTCTATCCATACTAATTGTtaggaatagagattttgatggaaaaataGCCTCCAAGAGCTTCTCTAAGTGGTTATCTAAATATAGACATTATCTATTCTGGATTTCTCACTAGTCAAAGATAGATAGCGAAAATGGCTCTCTAGAGTATAAGcaaaatataaaaaaactaTTGGAGAGT
This window contains:
- the LOC120692173 gene encoding DDB1- and CUL4-associated factor 8-like isoform X1 gives rise to the protein MAAAVKAAGGRKGSCFLEVGRREIGSSFPRASSRRISGSEHILMRMTQYGKLRGHDGCVNTVSFNPAGDLLVSSSDDTNIILWDWLAKTKRLVYPSGHHENVFHARVMPFTDDSTIVTVAADGQVRVGQLKEGGEVTTRLVGEHDSRVHKMAIEPGSPYIFYSCGEDGLVQHFDLRSDSATKLFTCYSFLNGRRRVRLNSIAIDPQNPYYFSIGGSDEYVRLYDMRRFQLDDSRNINQPVDTFCPKHLVKGGKVRITGIAYSYAREILVSYNDELVYLFQSNMGLGPNPVAAQPECFDMLDQPQAYSGHRNYRTVKGVNFFGPNDEYVVSGSDCGNVFIWRKKGGELMRMMNGDKSVVNCIEPHPHFPFMATSGIDKTVKLWTPSAKKVMSLPKNAKEIIASNERGREVDASRAEVTLSSDVIMRVLRLHRRQSELHQENEPGAADFASDDDAFYIGFGNAERDERENSDPRECIVT
- the LOC120692173 gene encoding DDB1- and CUL4-associated factor 8-like isoform X2, which codes for MAAAVKAAGGRKGSCFLEVGRREIGSSFPRASSRRISGSEHILMRMTQYGKLRGHDGCVNTVSFNPAGDLLVSSSDDTNIILWDWLAKTKRLVYPSGHHENVFHARVMPFTDDSTIVTVAADGQVRVGQLKEGGEVTTRLVGEHDSRVHKMAIEPGSPYIFYSCGEDGLVQHFDLRSDSATKLFTCYSFLNGRRRVRLNSIAIDPQNPYYFSIGGSDEYVRLYDMRRFQLDDSRNINQPVDTFCPKHLVKGGKVRITGIAYSYAREILVSYNDELVYLFQSNMGLGPNPVAAQPECFDMLDQPQAYSGHRNYRTVKGVNFFGPNDEYVVSGSDCGNVFIWRKKGGELMRMMNGDKSVVNCIEPHPHFPFMATSGIDKTVKLWTPSAKKVMSLPKNAKEETV
- the LOC120692173 gene encoding DDB1- and CUL4-associated factor 8-like isoform X3, translating into MAAAVKAAGGRKGSCFLEVGRREIGSSFPRASSRRISGSEHILMRMTQYGKLRGHDGCVNTVSFNPAGDLLVSSSDDTNIILWDWLAKTKRLVYPSGHHENVFHARVMPFTDDSTIVTVAADGQVRVGQLKEGGEVTTRLVGEHDSRVHKMAIEPGSPYIFYSCGEDGLVQHFDLRSDSATKLFTCYSFLNGRRRVRLNSIAIDPQNPYYFSIGGSDEYVRLYDMRRFQLDDSRNINQPVDTFCPKHLVKGGKVRITGIAYSYAREILVSYNDELVYLFQSNMGLGPNPVAAQPECFDMLDQPQAYSGHRNYRTVKGVNFFGPNDEYVVSGSDCGNVFIWRKKGGELMRMMNGDKSVVNCIEPHPHFPFMATSGIDKTVKLWTPSAKKVMSLPKNAKEVA